ACGCGCCGATCGTCCTCGAGGGGTACAACTTCCCGAACGAACCCGTCCTCGGGGTCGGCGCCATGACCGTCGCCTGCCTCGCGATGTCGCCGGTCTACACCTACGTCACCCTCTCCGCGCGGTCGGTGCTGGCGCCGGCGATCTTCCACGGGACGTTCAACGCCTTCGCGACCGCGCTGGTCGTCTTCGCGCAGGGCGGGTCGGAACTCGTCGTCAACCCCGTCGGCCTGATGGGCGCGCTCGCGTTCGGGATCGCCGCGGTCCTCATCGCGCTCCGCGGGGCGCCGGAACTCACCGCCGACTGGGCCGTCGCCGGCGAGGACGCCGCGGGCTCCGACGCTGAGGACGGCGATCACGGCGGCGACGCCGGGACGCTCGAGTCGTCGACCGGGGAGGCGTAAGCGCCGGGGTTCTCGCACCCGTCGGCCGGCCCGACGTTTACGGCGGAAGCCGCGGCCACCGTACTCCGTCAGGGATATGCACCACCGTCACCGAGTAGGCGAAGAATGACCGACTGGCGCTCGATCTTCGGCCACGAACGCCCCTACGACGAGCAGGTCGACGGCATCGAGACCGCGATCGACGCTGCTCGAGACGGCGGCTACGCCGTCGTCGAGGGCGCCTGTGGCACCGGAAAGACGATGATCGCGCTGACCGCGGGGATCGACCTCGTGCGCGATCCCGACACCGACTACGAGCGCGTGTTCGTGCTCACGAGCGTCAAACAGCAACTCCACCAGTTCGAGGAAGACCTCGAGACGATCAACGAGAACCTCCCCGACGACTGGAACCCCGTTTCGGGGCTCACCCTCGTCGGGAAGGCCGACGTCTGCCCGTACAACCGCGCCGGCGCCGGCGGGATCGACGACGGCAACGTCTACGACCGCTGTGAGACCCTGCGGGATCGCACCCGCGACCTCACCGGCGAGGGCGGCGACACGACAGCCGGAAGCCTGACCGCGCAGGCCCGCAGCCAGCAGATCGGCTTAGCGGACAGCGGCAGGCAGGGCGGCGGGCCGCGCCTCCTGCAGACCGCCGGCGAGACCGCGCCGTACTCGCCCGACCTCCCGGAGTACAGCGACGGCGGCCCCGTCGACGTTTCGACGGAGTACTGTCCGTTCTACGCCCAGTACCTCGAGGACCTTCCCGAAGAGGGCAGCGACGGCGATGCAGTGGAAGCGGTCCCCTACGACTTCACCGAGGCGGGAATGATCACTCCCGAGGACCTCGTCGCCCGCTCGGTCGCCCACGGCACCTGTCCGCACTCGGTGATGGGCGCCGTGCTCGGCCACGTCGAGGTCGTCATCGGGAACTACTACCACGCCTTCGACCCCAGAACGACCGGCTCCTTTACCGGCGCCCTCCTCGACGACTCGACGTTCGTCGTCTGCGACGAGGCCCACATGTTAGAGCCCCGCGTCCGGGATCTGGTCAGCGACGGCGTCGCCGATCGGACCCTTCGGGACGCCGAGACCGAACTCTCGCGGGTCATTCAACCGATCAAGTTCGAGCGCGAGGGACGGCGCGCCGAGGGCGGTTCCAAGACGGCCGACGCCGACCTCGTCCGCGCGGAACTCAAGGACAGCGACGTCTCCTACGACGAACTCGAGCAGACCCTCGAGTTCGTCCGCGACCTCCGGAGCGAACTCGACCGCCGGGTCACGGCGCATCTCGACCGGAACCACAGGGGGTGGCAGTCGAACCTCGCCGACCTCGGGGACGACGAGATTCCGCTGCGCGACCCCGCGGAACCGGCCGAAGACGAACTCATGGCGTGGGCCCGCGAGGCGGGGTACGGCGACGCCGACTGGGTCCGCGCCGAGGCCGTCGGCGCCGTCGTCGAGCGCGTTCTGAACGAAGCCGAGGACGAGGACCGCACCCGCGCCGCACCCGCCGTCGGCCGCGTCTTGGGCGAGTGGTACCGGCGGGGCCACACCGACTACTTCCGCGAGATCGAACTCGAGCGCACCTGGGACGACACCGAACCCGCCGACTCGTGGCGCCGCGCGTACAACGCCCGCATGGCCCTGCACAACTGCGTCCCCAGCGACGCCATCGGCGAACGCCTCGGGATGTTCGGCGGCGGCATCCTCATGAGCGCGACCTTGGAGCCGATGGACGCCTTCACGGAAGTAACGGGACTGGACTACCTCGAACGCGAGGAGGACCGCCCGGTCGTCGAACGCCGATACGGCCTGCACTTCCCCGAGGAGAACCGCGAGAGCTTCGCCGTTGCAGCACCCAAGTACACCTACGACAATCGCGGTCGACCGGGGGAAGAGAACCCCACGCGACGGCAGTACGTCGACGCCGTCGCCGAGGTCGGCCGACTGCCGGGCAACGTCCTCGTCGGAATGCCGAGCTACGCGGAGGCCGACTGGCTCGCCGGCGTCTTAGAGGAGCGACTCGAGAAACCCGTCTTGCTCGACGCCGCCAGCGACGACGAGACGACGCAGGCGCTCAAACGGGAGTTCTTCGACGGCGAGGGGAAGGTCCTCGTAACCAGCCTCCGCGGGACCCTGACCGAGGGCGTCGACTACAGCGGCGACCGCCTCGCGGCGGCGGTGGTCTGTGGCGTCCCCATCGTCAACACCTCGAGTCCGCGCACGAAGGCCGTCCGCCGGGCCTACGACGACGAGTTCGGCGACGGGTTCACCTACGCGCTGACGATTCCCGCGGTCCGGAAGGCGCGGCAGGCGATCGGCCGCGTCATTCGCAGCCCCGAGGACGTCGGCGTCCGCGTCCTTCTGGACGAGCGCTACGCCCGCGACAGCTGGGACTCCGTCCGGCCGTACCTGCCCGACGACGGCGAGTTCCAGCCCGTCAGCCCGGACATGCTCGACGTCGGCCTCGAGCGATTTCGGAGCCGACTCGAACAGTAGCCGGAACGACGCTCGACTCGCGGACCCTCACTCCGACTCGGAGTCCGAGCGGGGGTCGGACGCGTTGGAGTCGAACTCGAGATCGGACTCGGAGCCGGATCCGGACCGATCCAGCGTGATCGTCGTCGTTGTCGTCGTCGTCTCGGCGTACAGCGAGTACAGGAGAATCGTGAAGCCGGCGGCGATGCAGCTGCTCTGGATCGCGACGCCGAGCGCGACGTCGTCGGCGCCGACGTGGGCGATCGCGCCGCCGATCGAGCCGGCGACGATGACGCTAAAGCCGATGGCGACCGCTCGCAGCGCCGCCGACCCCGTTCGTCGAAAGGCACGGTAGGCCAGCGCGGCGACGGCGCCGCCGGTGACGAACGTCGCCGTGTTCGCGGCCGCGATGAGGAGCGTGTATTCGTCCATAGCTACGTGCAAGCACTCGGCGTCTCCGAAACGATTGCGATCGTCGCCGTTCCGTCGATCGCTCCGAGCGACTCGGTAGTACGGTGTCCGCGGCTCTCGTACTTCAGTGACGCCGCCTATTCTCACTCGGAAAGAACGGTGCGAAGACGTTCGGCGAATTGCGTCGGTGACGATCGCTCGAGGTCGACCGCTGCCGGCGACGCGTCGGTCGCGGCCCCGTCCGTGCTCGACGTTACGCTAATCCGAAAGATTTTGTCACACCGGTGAGAGTCACGGCTGTGACAGCGAACGCGACTGCGGACGCCGACCGACGATACGTGCTCGCGGGTATCGTCGCGCTACTCGGCCTCGTTACCGGTGCGATTCTGCTCGACGTCCTCGGGACGATCATGTTCGCGCTGACGGTCGCCTACGTCCTGTTGCCCGTCCAGGGCTGGCTCCACCGGCGCGGCCTCTCGGAGCGGCTGTCGGCCGTCGCGGCGACCCTGCTCGGCTTCCTCGGAACCGTCGCCGTCTTCGCGCCGCTGGTCGTCGCGCTCTACGTCCGCTTCGATCAGGTCCAGACCGTCCTCGAAGAGATTCCCGACGAGTTGCCCGTCGCGGTCGCGGGCTACACGTACACCGTCGACGTCGCCGACGTCAATTCGCTCGCGATCGACTTTTTGAGCGACGCGGCCGTCTCCTTCGCCGCGGCGCTGCCCGTGCTGGGGATCAAGTTCGCGCTGTTCGTCATCCTGCTGTTCGCGCTGTTGCTCGAGGCCGACGCCGCCGGTCGCGCGGCCATCGCGCCGGTTCCTCACGGCTACCGCGACGTCGTCTACGCGCTCGCGATGCGGGCCCGCGAGACGCTGTACGCGATCTACGTCCTGCAGTTCGCGACCTCGGTGGCGACGCTCGTCATCGCCTACCCGCTGTTCTGGCTGCTGGGCTACGACGCGGCGTTCACGATCGCCTTCTTCGCGGCGATACTGCAGTTCATCCCGATGATCGGCCCGAGTCTGCTGATCGCGCCGATCGCGCTCTACCACGTCGCCGTCGGCGACCTCGTCGCGGGCCTCCTCGTCGGCGTCCTCGGGATGGCCCTCGTCGCCTGGCTTCCCGACATCGTCGTCCGACCGCGACTGGCTCGCCGCTCGGCCGGCCTCCCCGGGAGCCTCTACTTCGTCGGCTTCACCGGCGGGCTGTTCACGCTGGGCGCCATCGGCGTCGTCGTCGGGCCGCTGATCGTCGCCGTCTTCGTCGAGGCCGTCGACCTGCTGGCCGACGAGGTCAACGGCGACGCCACGTTCGCCGACCTCCTCGAGGCCGACCTCGAGGAGTCATCGACGACGGCGTCCGAGACGGACGCGGAGACCAGTTTCGACGAATCGAAGACGCGGACCGCCGACGACTGATCGAACCGACTGGCCCGGTCCGTCTCGCTACCGGACGACCGTCGACGTCGCGTCGTCCGCCCCGGAAGGGAGCGGTGATTTCGCTCGCTTCGGTTCCGGACTCGTTCTCACTGTCGCGAACCGTCTAACAGAGTCCCGCTCGATCACAGGCCTCTTCAGCGACCGCGTCACCGCAGCCGCTGTATTCGTCGGCGACGGTACAGACGATTTCGACGAAGCCCAGACAGCTGAGTCCCGCAACGGGAATCGTGATACCGAGGAACCCGCAGATGAATCCGCCGGCGGCACTACACCCGATGGTACAAATTTGACCTGCGGCGTACTGACAGGCGCTACAGCCCGTGACTTCGATATCTGCTGGAGTGACAGCAGTGCCTGAGGGGCTGATCTGATCCGGATCGAGTTCACTATTGCGCGCTTCTCGGATCGCGTCCGTATCGACGGAAATGACCGTCGCTCCGCCGGACGTGGCCGCAGGCCGTGGCCCGTTGGATTCCCCTCCGCCCGTGGGCTCGAACCGATGAACTTCGTTGAGGACACCGTCGTCGGTTTCGTAGTAGTAATCGAGACTGGCGACTTCGATCTCACCGGTATCGGGATTGCGACCCACGACGATGCTGCCCTCGTCGGCGTCCGCCGGGTCCTCGAGATCGTACTGGACGACTTCTCGAGCGAAGTCCTCGCCCCGGGCGTAGCCGGCGACGACGCCATCGACGTCGGTCCGGACCTGTGCGCCGTCGGCTCGAGCGCGCTGTGCGAGTTCGCGGAACGCGGGCGTCGCTGCGAGCTTGCGAGCGAGATCTCGTTTCTCAGCGCCGGTGAGCAGTTTCGCTTCCTCAGCCTGTGAGAGGTCACCTGCCGCGGCAGCCATTCCCGTCGACCCGGTAGCGAATAACCCGGCGGCACCGACGGTTTTGAGAACGTTTCGACGGTTAATTCCACTATCTTCCTCTAGTTCGTTATTATCTTCTTTCATCGCTACAGTACACGGTAGAATGGATGAAATATTGATAGTAACTTCTGCTCACAAAGCGTCGTTCGCTGTCCGTGCAGTCGATCCTCGTCGTGCAGCGGGTGGTCCGGCACTGTAGGTTTCGTCGGAGAATAGCGACCGCGGTACAGTCGTATCGCACCTCTTTCGAGAACCTCGTTCGTCGACGATCAGATACGTGTCTGTCGATCGGATGTGGACGTCGAGAATCAGTACGTTTTGATCCTGTTTTCCGCTCGCTTGAACGACGCGTACTTTTCTTTCATCCACCGTTCGACACCGGGTACCGGATCGTCGAATCGCACGACCCCGTGGATCCCGCTTCCGTCGTTGTACGCGATAATCATGCATCTGTTTTCGCTGAAACAAATTCCGTACGACGGATACTCGTCAATAACGGTCATCCGTACCGTCTCCGACCGCTGTAACGCGTCGAAATCGGCCGGTTCTGCCTGCCCTATCGTTTCGAAACATTCTACAGGACCGACAATTTCGCTATCCGTTATCGACGCTCGTTGCGCGAGTACGGACGCGTATTTCGGGTTGATCGCCGGAGCGCACAGCCGCAGTCGATCGGCGTTTTCGATGAACGCAGTAAACTCGTTGACGGCTTCGAACGGCACATCGAATCCGTTTACCGCGATTTCGCCCGATGACAGAGCGTCTACGTCGACCGAAAACTTTCGCGGAACTTTCGAGAGGAACGATCCGATTTTCGCTGCGGATTCGACGTCCTGTAACAGGTCAGTGAAACTCGACAGAACGAACCTGCCTACCGGCGTAATCTCGTATACTTTTCCGCTTCGTTCCGTGACCCAGTCCCGTTCCTGTAACTCACGGAGATTGCGTCTGAGCGTCGTTCGATGGACATCTACCTTCTTTTCTAACTTGGACTGTTTGTGCGGTGATTCCGAGAGCACCTGGAGGATTCGAAGTCGGTCCCGTGTTCCAGCCAGGAATTGAACGTCGCTGTACCCATTGTTCTCGAGTCCTCGTTTGTGTTCGTTTTCGGATTGCATGCGCGACGATTACGGTCCTCGTATTCGATCCGTCACCGATTCTTTATTATCCACGCCAGTCCGGTTCTGGTGACTGTCACGATCTAACTCGTCCGCATAGTTTTAATACACTATCAGATGTTATAGTTCTTTCCCGGGTAGAATTATGGGAAAAAAGATCGGCACGCGACCAACGGTCGTTCTCGTTCCGATCGCCGTCACGAGATCAGTGCAACCGAAATGAAGCCATTAAATTAATTACTCATAGAAACGGAAACTCAAATATGAATCGTCGAGCGTCGCTTCCGATTGCGATCCTCGTTACCGGTGTCTCCGTCCTCTGTATGCTAGTGCTCGCGACCGGATTTCTCGACCCCGACTGGATGCTCGACACGATCGGACTCATACCGTATCTCGGCACGATAGTCGTGATGTTCGTCTGCTTCATTCTGTCGTTCTATTTCGACATGCTCGGTACGCTCCGTCGAGAACTGTAATCGCCGCTCACTCGAGCGTGTACCGGTTGAACCGTCGCACCGCCGCCCGATAACAGCCGTAGCCGACGCCGCCCTCTAGAGCGAGCCAGACCAGTACGGACGCGGCCCAACCGATGGTCGCTACCGCACTGTCGCCTAACAGTAGCCGTGAACCGACGACAGCGCCGCTCCCGAGCGTCCCGAGCGACGGCACGACCATCGAGTAGATCGCAATCGCCGACAGACTCGGTGGAACCACGTTCCGCCGACGGCTGACTCGTATCGCGCCGAATCGGGGAAACCGCATACCGAGGGCGAGCGCGATCCCGATCGCGGCCGAACCGTGGACGCCGGCCCAGAGCGCCAGTCCGACCGCGATCGGCAGCGCGTATGTCGCGGCGCTGACCGCGCCGACGGTCGCGACGAGCAGCGGGACGCCGACGATCGCGCTCACCAGCGCCGTGCCACCCACGAACTGGCGTCCGTCGACCGGTGACGCCACCGTCGCCGGTAGCGCCGCCCCGTCGTCGCCGAGCGGGTTTAGCGTCAGGCAGCCGCCGACGAACCACGAGCCGAGGAGACCGACGGCGACCGGAAGCAGGGAGCGCCCGCCCGTCGTCCGTGCCAGATCGACCACCAACCACACGCCGACGAGCAGCGGGACGCCGAGATGCGAGACGCGCGTCAGGTCGCGTTTCGCTCGTTGTACCGATCGCCACGCGACGTACCGCGTCGGTCGGTCGATCCGTCCTCGAAGGTGGGTGAACGGACGCGGTCGATCGCTCGTAGCCGGCGCCCGTCGAACATCACCGTCCGTCCCCTCGCCGTCGGTCCAGAGCTGAATCGCGAACCGCTCGGTCACTGATCCGCCTGCGAGGGCGACCACGAGCGTTCCGAGCACTGCTCCGACGACCCGATACGGGGACGCCGCGATCGGCGTCCCGACGACGAAGAGATCGGCGTACCAACTCGTCGGCAGTCTCGCGGCGAACTCCAGGGTTGTGCTCAGTTTTGTCATCACACCGGCGGCGACGACCGCTCCGAGAAGGCCGAGTCCGCCGGCCACGTGCGCCGTCTTCCAGCGGACGCGGCGACTCAAGACGGCGACCACGGTGCCGACCGCGTAGCCACAGCAGACGCTGCTCGTCAGAAACAGGACGGTGGCGACCGGAATCGTCGCAATCGGAACGGCCGTGTCGGCACCGGTGACGAATCCGACACCGAGGATCCCGACGGGGAGGGCGGCGAACGCCAGCGCGCGGAGTTCCTCCGCGACGAGGACGCCGATCGTTACCGCCGACGGTCGCACGCTCGTCAGTAACAGCGCCGGGTTGTCGATATCTACGGTCCGTATCGCCGCTCGCTGCCCGAATAGCGCGGTACTCGACAGCCAGAGCAGCGTCACGAGCAGTCCGACGATCGGCGGCAGTGACGGATCGGATCGAGCCGCGAGTTCGGCCGTTCGGCTCTGGACGACCAGCGTCATCAGCCCGAGATAGAGCGTCCCGAAGAGCCCGGCGCCCACGAGCAACGCGAGTCGAATCCGATCCCGCTTGAACGCCCGCCAGTCTCGACGCACTTCGGTCCGGCCGATCCGTAGTCCGTGGGCGAGCGTCCGAAGCCGTCGTATCATCTCAGTCGGACTCGTTCGCCGAATCGTTGTACTTCAGTCCTCCGTAATAAATTGCGCCTAACACAATACTAGTACCGATCGCTTCGAGAAAGGCGGGCTCTGACCCCGTATACAGGTCGTACGCGATACTTACTGCGAAGAGGACGACTACCGCGGCAATCGCGTGGAATATGTGGTTCTCTTTCAGTTGTTGATTCAATCGTTCGAACGCGGATGCGTCTGTCATATTGTTCGGTGGATAGTCTGCCGCCTTCCGTCTCTCAGCCGTTGGGCGGTCGACGATCGCGCTTCGGTCGGTTTCGAGAGGCGATACTACGCTCGGAGGGCGACGTTCCGCCAGCCGGTTTCGTACCTCAACCTAATATTCATCTCCACTATATTATATACTTTTTGCAGATCGATACAGAATTAATACCCCGACGTAGGGATCGAATCGGGCGAACGAACTTCTTTTAGTTAGCTTTTCAACTCGTAGGCAGGTCGCTCGTCCTGCGTTCCGAGTCCGTCGATCGGCGCTCTATCATTTCCCACCGGGCCGCTTTTCCGGGTTACCATCGTCGACATTGTCCCGTATAGTCGCGTCCGAACGTGGCAACTCCGGACGACCTCCCCATCTTTTTACGCTGGTCGTCGTCCGTTCCCTATGACTTCCGGCCGAACGCTCGCCAACGCGATCGTCGGCGCCATCGTCGGCGTCGTGCTGTCGTTCATCCCGCTCTCGCCCGTTATCGGCGGCGTTACCGCGGGTTTTCTCGAGGGATCGAACGCCAGACAGGGAGCGGTCGCCGGCGCGCTCGCGGGGGCGATCGCGTTCCTCCCGGTCGCCGGCTTCGCGATGCTCGGACTCGGAGTCCTCGGGTTCGGAATGGGGATCGTCGCGGCGCCGATCGAGGGCTTCGCGATCGCGGCGCTGGCGATCGTCGGATTCGGACTGGTCCTGTTCCTCTACACCGTCGGCCTGTCGCTGCTCGGCGGCTACCTCGGCGCGCTGCTCGCCCGCGAGTACCCCGATCAACGGCGCCGGACCCAGGAGACGATCGGCCTCTCTTCGGACCGTTCGGAGCGATCCCGATCGCTCGGCGCGACCGGCTCGCGAGGCACTCGATCGGACGTGAGGGTGGATCGCGATCGCGGCCGACGCGATCACGGACGCGACCGCGAACGCGGACGGTTCGGAACGCGCGAGTCCGTGTCGGAGTCGGGGACGGAAACGAGCCCGGAAACTGACTCCGACACCGACCCGGACTCGAGTGCGTCGTCCGACGGTGACCGAGATACCGAACCCGAGCGGTTCTGACGGAGCGGACTCGAGAACGCGGTCCAGCCGACGAGGGTGTCGGGTCCCGCTCCGGCCGTCGCCGCGAGGATCACTCTTTCCCGTTCCCGACCGCTCACTCGTAGCGGAGCGCGTCGATCGGATCCGTCCGCGCCGCTCGCCAGGCCGGATACAGGCCCGCGAGGATCCCGACGAGCACGCCGACGACGATCGCCAGCGCGACGTACTCGAGGGGGTAGACCAGCGGGAGGTCGATGTACCACGCGCCCAGGTAGCCCGCGACGAGGCCCAACAGCGTGCCGAGGATCGCGCCGATGACGCCCAAAATCACCGCTTCGGCCAGGAACAGCCCCAGTATCTCCCGGTTCTGAGCCCCGACGGCTTTCATGATCCCGATCTCGCGGGTCCGTTCGGTCACCGAGACCAGCATGATGTTCGCGATGCCGACCGAGCCCACGACCAGCGAGATCGCCGCGATGCCGACGATGAAGTTCTGGAGCAGGTTCAACACGTCCTCGAGTTGCTGGAGCAACTCCGCGCTCGTCTGCAGTCGCACCTCGAGGCCGTCGTCGAGCAACGCGCCGGCGTCCGACTCGTCGCTCTCGAGGTAGCTCCGCGCGCTCTCTTTCGCCCGTTCGATCGCCGCGTCGTCGGTCGACTCCGCCTCGACGACGATCGCGAGGAACAGCGCGTCGTTCGCGTCGCTCGAGTTCCCGTCGGTCTCGGTTTCGTTCCCGTCGCTGCCGTTGTTCGCCCCGCCGGAGTCGCCGCTCGGGAACGCCGCGGCGGCGTCTTCAGTGTAGAAGGGATCGGTCGGAACGTAGACCCGCGGCGACGGCTCGAACCCTTCGAACGGGCTCAGCCCCTCGGAGCTCTCGGTGATGCCGACGACGGTGACGGTCGTCCGCTGGCCGCCCTGCAGGGCGATCGTCAGTTCGTCGCCGACCGAGACCTCCTCCTCGAACTGGCCGGCGACGGCCGGGTTGATGACGGCCTCGCGCTCGCCCTGCTCGAACTGCCGTCCCTCCGCGAGCCTGTTCTCCCGGATATACGACGGCCCGGCGGCTACGAGAGCGTCGCTCTGTGGCGATATCTCGCCCTCGTAGGCGAGGGCCTGCGTGGATAACGGCATGTAGCCGTAGGCCGCCTCGACCCCCTCCCGCCGTTCGATTTCGTCGAGATCGTCCTCGCTGAAGACGGGTTGGGCGCCCGCGAGCGGGCCGCCCTCGGTCTCGGGCTCGGCGGCCCAGCCGTAGACGTTGCGCCGGTCGTCGGGGCTGACGTCCCCGAGCACTCCCTCCTGTAAGCTCGCACCGAGCGTGACGAAGGCGATCACCGCCGCGATGCCGATCACGATGCCCAGCGTCGTCAGCGACGACCGCAGTTTGTGGCCGCGGATCGACCGCCACGCCAGGCGCAGACTCTCGATCGCCCGCATCAGTCGCCCGCTCCGGAGTCGGTTCGACTCGAGGGGTCGTCCTCCTGCTGGCCCGCGCTCTCGTCGAGGATCTCGATCCGTTCGATCCGCCCGTCGAGCAGGTGGACGATCCGCTCGGCGCGTTCGGCGACGTGGCGTTCGTGGGTGACGACGACCATCGTCGTCCCGGCGTCGTGAAACTCCCCGAAGAGGTCGAGGATGTCGGCCTCCGTGTCGGTGTCCAAGTTGCCGGAGGGCTCGTCGGCCAGCACGATGGCCGGATCGTTGACCAGCGCCCGCGCGAGCGCGACCCGTTGGCGCTGCCCGCCGGAGAGTTCGTTCGGGAGGTGATCGGTCCGATCCGCGAGGCCGACCCGCTCGAGGAGGTCGCGGGCCCGCTCGCGGCGCCGTTCGCGATCGACGTTCTGGAACAACTGCGGGAGCGCGACGTTCTCCGTGGCGGTCAACCGGGGCATGAGGTTGAACGTCTGGAAGACGAAGCCGACCGTCGTCCCCCGGAGGGTCGTCCGTTCGCGGTCGGTCAGCGCCGCCACGTCCTCGCCGTCGACGACGACGGTGCCGGCCGTCGGCGTGTCCAGACAGCCCACGAGGTTCATCAGCGTCGACTTCCCCGAGCCGCTCGGCCCCATGATCGCGGTGTAGGACCCACGCGGAATCTCGAGGGAGACGCCGTCTAACGCGTGGACCGGCTCACCGAGCTGGTAGGTCTTCCGGACGTCCTCGAGGGCCACCGCCGTGCCGGCGTCGGCGCCGACGCCGGCGGCGCCCCCGGTTCCCGATGTCGCCATAGGCGGTCGACCACGGCCCGACCGAAAAAGCTAGTACTAGCGGCGGATCGCGTCCACGAACTCGAGCCAGCGCTCGTGATCGGCCAGCGTCGCCGAGCGGGCCTCGGCGCCGAACCGCTCGCGCCGGAGGCTCTTGAGGGCGTTTCGGGCGCGGTCGATGCCGACGATCGTCTCGACGAGTTCCTCGCCTTCCCCGCGATCGATAGAGGCCGATTCGAGGCGCTCGACGAGGCGTTTCCGCTCGGCGGCCAGCTCCCGCTCGGTCTCTCGGACCAGCGGCTTCGCGTCGTCGGGGATGCCGTCGACCTTCCGGGTCTCGATGAGGAACTCCTCGAGAGGAAGATCGTCGTCGCCGACGGTGATCGTCTCGAGGAGTTCCTGCCCGATCGTCGCGCTCTGGCGGTTGGCGCGCTCGATGAGGTTGCGTCGTTCTGCGGCGTCTATCTTTGTATCCGTGTTCGGGCGGGTCATAAAATTGTTATCTTGACGGTGATGCGTCGCAGTACCTCGCTACCAGTCGGTCTCGTCGGCGTCACTCTGGGTCGCTCCCCAGTCCTCGTCCGTTGTGTCGGTCTCGACCGACGCGGTCTTCTCGCCGCGGAAGATGAAGTAAGCGACGAGGGCGACGATACCGAAGATTCCCGTGAGGAACAACAGCCCAGTGACACCGAACGCCCAGACGAGCTCGTTGTTCTCGCGCTTCGAAGCGTCCTTGTAGACCCAGTAGCCGATGCCAATCGAGATGAGCAGGAAGACCACCCCGATCGCGAGAAGGATCGTCGGATCGATCAGGGGTTCCGCTCCGTCGGTCTGTAACGGAAGGTGCGCAAACTGTATCATGCTCTCACCTCCGCTCCGAAATTCGCTCGAGCGTCGTGACGTCGCTGGCGGCCACAATCGTACCGACCGGTTGTTTGCGGGGATATCGTATTCATATATTCCTTCGTTTGAAAAATCCTACCTAGTAAACATATTTCTTTTGTTTGTACACTGATAAATTGTAGCGAACGGACGGTGAATATAGCGTTGATGTGCCTACTAACGCCGAACGCTGCCGTAACTGTCTGCGAGATCGAATCGTTCGTTCTGCCTAGTTCCCCGTGCTAGCGCACCTGTTGCACAGATAAACGTATATGTGTGTTGGAGAAAAACATTCAATTAATACCGT
This portion of the Haloterrigena gelatinilytica genome encodes:
- a CDS encoding ABC transporter permease, with amino-acid sequence MRAIESLRLAWRSIRGHKLRSSLTTLGIVIGIAAVIAFVTLGASLQEGVLGDVSPDDRRNVYGWAAEPETEGGPLAGAQPVFSEDDLDEIERREGVEAAYGYMPLSTQALAYEGEISPQSDALVAAGPSYIRENRLAEGRQFEQGEREAVINPAVAGQFEEEVSVGDELTIALQGGQRTTVTVVGITESSEGLSPFEGFEPSPRVYVPTDPFYTEDAAAAFPSGDSGGANNGSDGNETETDGNSSDANDALFLAIVVEAESTDDAAIERAKESARSYLESDESDAGALLDDGLEVRLQTSAELLQQLEDVLNLLQNFIVGIAAISLVVGSVGIANIMLVSVTERTREIGIMKAVGAQNREILGLFLAEAVILGVIGAILGTLLGLVAGYLGAWYIDLPLVYPLEYVALAIVVGVLVGILAGLYPAWRAARTDPIDALRYE
- a CDS encoding ABC transporter ATP-binding protein, encoding MATSGTGGAAGVGADAGTAVALEDVRKTYQLGEPVHALDGVSLEIPRGSYTAIMGPSGSGKSTLMNLVGCLDTPTAGTVVVDGEDVAALTDRERTTLRGTTVGFVFQTFNLMPRLTATENVALPQLFQNVDRERRRERARDLLERVGLADRTDHLPNELSGGQRQRVALARALVNDPAIVLADEPSGNLDTDTEADILDLFGEFHDAGTTMVVVTHERHVAERAERIVHLLDGRIERIEILDESAGQQEDDPSSRTDSGAGD
- a CDS encoding DUF5788 family protein — encoded protein: MDAAERRNLIERANRQSATIGQELLETITVGDDDLPLEEFLIETRKVDGIPDDAKPLVRETERELAAERKRLVERLESASIDRGEGEELVETIVGIDRARNALKSLRRERFGAEARSATLADHERWLEFVDAIRR